The Fictibacillus arsenicus genome contains a region encoding:
- a CDS encoding DUF3889 domain-containing protein — MKIFLKIFPLLLAGVLVSSYVQPAVHAAYPGMQEPAYAKWGRLAVFETGKRYPDYDIVDYLYMGRNLAQNEDIVEKFKLWLKKGSTEKGVIITITLTPNGVFKTIAFQETDR; from the coding sequence CACTGCTGCTAGCCGGGGTTCTAGTATCTTCGTATGTTCAACCCGCTGTACACGCGGCATATCCTGGCATGCAGGAGCCAGCCTATGCAAAATGGGGAAGACTGGCTGTTTTCGAAACCGGAAAACGGTATCCGGATTACGATATCGTTGATTATTTATATATGGGTCGAAATTTAGCTCAAAACGAAGATATTGTCGAAAAGTTTAAGCTGTGGCTCAAAAAAGGTTCAACTGAAAAAGGAGTTATTATAACCATTACACTGACCCCTAATGGTGTATTTAAAACAATAGCCTTTCAAGAAACTGACCGTTAA